In one Candidatus Palibaumannia cicadellinicola genomic region, the following are encoded:
- the thiC gene encoding phosphomethylpyrimidine synthase ThiC: protein MSTSSTHTSRRVSRTQAQAFIDSLTGSSAFPNSRRIYLQGTTPSVRVPMREIKLNPTFIGDNCDDARYENNEPVPVYDTSGPYGDPAVVINVRTGLPRLRETWIVARQDSEQISALSYRDNRKRRTEKGLEQLRFAAHHDPRRARNKCCVTQLHYARAGIVTPEMEFIALRENMGRERIYSDVLHRQHSGQSFGAALPDHITAEFVRQEVAAGRAIIPSNINHPESEPMIIGRNFLVKVNANIGNSAVTSSIEEEVEKLVWSTRWGADTVMDLSTGRYIHETREWILRNSPVPIGTVPIYQALEKVNGVVENLNWKVFYDTLLEQANQGVDYFTIHAGVLMRYIPMTARRLTGIVSRGGSIMAQWCLAHNKENFLYERFRDICDLCAAYDIALSLGDGLRPGSVQDANDEAQFSELYTLGELTKIAWEYDVQVMIEGPGHVPMHMIERNMTDQLKHCHEAPFYTLGPLTTDIAPGYDHFTSGIGAALIGWFGCAMLCYVTPKEHLGLPNKEDVKQGLITYKIAAHAADLAKGHPGAQIRDNAMSKARFEFRWEDQFNLALDPITARTYHDETMPQAAGKMAHFCSMCGPKFCSMKISKEVRNYADAQVRQANSPHIT, encoded by the coding sequence ATGTCAACATCATCTACACATACTTCACGTCGTGTGAGCCGTACTCAGGCGCAAGCTTTCATTGATAGCTTAACCGGTAGTAGTGCTTTTCCAAACTCCCGACGGATTTATCTACAGGGTACTACTCCTTCAGTCCGGGTACCAATGCGTGAAATTAAGCTCAATCCTACATTTATAGGTGATAACTGCGACGATGCACGTTATGAGAATAATGAACCAGTGCCTGTTTACGATACCTCAGGTCCTTACGGCGATCCAGCTGTGGTCATTAATGTGCGTACCGGTCTGCCACGTTTACGGGAAACGTGGATTGTCGCACGACAGGATAGCGAGCAAATTAGCGCCCTTAGTTATCGGGATAACAGGAAACGGCGTACCGAAAAGGGACTAGAGCAGTTGCGTTTTGCTGCCCACCATGATCCGCGTCGTGCTCGTAATAAGTGCTGCGTGACCCAGTTGCATTACGCACGCGCTGGCATCGTTACGCCAGAAATGGAGTTTATTGCCTTACGTGAAAATATGGGTCGGGAGCGTATCTATAGTGATGTACTACATCGGCAGCATTCTGGCCAGAGCTTTGGCGCGGCATTACCTGATCACATCACTGCAGAATTTGTGCGACAGGAAGTAGCTGCTGGACGCGCTATCATTCCGAGTAATATTAATCATCCAGAATCTGAACCGATGATTATCGGCCGTAATTTTCTAGTTAAGGTCAATGCAAATATCGGTAACTCGGCTGTTACCTCATCCATCGAGGAAGAAGTTGAAAAGCTAGTATGGTCTACTCGTTGGGGAGCAGACACAGTGATGGATCTCTCAACTGGCCGTTATATTCATGAAACTAGAGAATGGATATTACGCAATAGCCCAGTGCCTATCGGTACTGTGCCTATCTATCAAGCGTTAGAGAAAGTTAATGGAGTAGTGGAAAATCTTAACTGGAAGGTATTCTACGACACATTATTGGAACAAGCTAATCAAGGTGTAGATTATTTTACAATTCATGCTGGCGTGCTTATGCGTTACATTCCTATGACCGCTCGGAGGTTAACTGGTATCGTATCCCGTGGTGGTTCGATTATGGCACAATGGTGTTTAGCACATAATAAGGAAAACTTTCTTTATGAACGCTTTCGCGATATCTGTGATCTTTGTGCTGCTTATGATATTGCTTTATCTCTTGGAGATGGTCTGCGTCCTGGTTCCGTACAGGATGCTAATGACGAAGCACAATTTTCTGAACTTTATACCTTGGGTGAGTTGACGAAAATAGCCTGGGAGTATGATGTACAAGTAATGATTGAAGGACCAGGTCACGTTCCGATGCATATGATTGAGCGTAATATGACAGATCAACTAAAACATTGCCACGAAGCACCGTTTTATACTCTAGGGCCACTTACAACAGATATAGCCCCAGGCTATGACCATTTTACCTCAGGTATCGGTGCCGCACTAATCGGCTGGTTTGGATGCGCGATGCTGTGCTATGTAACTCCCAAAGAACATCTAGGTTTGCCTAATAAAGAAGATGTTAAACAAGGGCTGATAACCTATAAAATTGCTGCCCATGCCGCAGATCTTGCAAAGGGGCATCCTGGTGCGCAGATACGTGATAACGCTATGTCTAAGGCGCGTTTCGAATTCCGCTGGGAAGATCAATTCAATTTAGCGCTGGACCCAATTACAGCGCGTACCTATCACGATGAAACTATGCCGCAGGCAGCAGGTAAAATGGCACATTTTTGCTCAATGTGCGGCCCTAAATTCTGTTCGATGAAAATCTCTAAAGAAGTTCGTAATTACGCCGATGCCCAAGTTAGACAGGCTAATTCCCCTCATATCACTTAA
- the thiE gene encoding thiamine phosphate synthase gives MFSNKSFTPLPYRLGLYPIVDSLMWLVRMLDAGVTIVQLRIKDKSEAEVAPDIEAAVLLGQRYAARIFINDYWRLAIRYNAYGVHLGQEDMDQADANAINRAGLFLGLSTHNEVELMRAMAWRPSYIALGHIFPTITKKMSSSPQGLEALRSIVAKLRNIPTVAIGGISADKVEAVLECGVGSIAVVSAITRAPDWRQATLSLLDKINRWQHCHA, from the coding sequence ATGTTTAGTAACAAATCTTTTACACCGCTACCCTATCGGCTTGGTCTATATCCTATAGTAGATTCGCTGATGTGGTTAGTGCGCATGCTGGATGCTGGAGTGACCATCGTGCAATTACGAATAAAAGATAAGAGTGAGGCTGAGGTAGCGCCAGATATCGAGGCCGCGGTATTACTTGGACAACGTTATGCAGCGCGAATCTTTATAAATGACTACTGGCGCCTCGCTATTCGCTATAACGCCTATGGTGTACATCTGGGACAAGAAGACATGGATCAGGCTGATGCAAATGCTATTAATCGTGCCGGACTATTTTTGGGACTGTCTACTCATAATGAAGTCGAATTAATGCGTGCAATGGCTTGGCGTCCCTCCTATATTGCACTTGGTCATATCTTCCCTACGATCACTAAAAAAATGTCCTCTAGCCCACAGGGGTTAGAAGCATTACGGAGTATAGTTGCAAAGTTGCGGAATATTCCTACGGTGGCTATCGGAGGAATTAGCGCTGATAAGGTAGAGGCTGTACTAGAATGTGGTGTTGGTAGTATCGCTGTAGTCAGCGCGATCACTCGTGCGCCGGATTGGCGTCAGGCAACTCTTAGTCTACTAGATAAAATTAATCGCTGGCAGCACTGCCATGCTTAA